CGGGAATGCCATAACGTCGCGTATTGATTTGCAGCCGCACATAATCATGACAAGCCTGTCAAGACCAAAGGCAAGTCCGCCGTGAGGAGGTGTGCCGTAGCTGAGACCTTCAAGGAAGAAATCAAAGCGTTCGCGTGCCGCTTCAGGCGTGAAGTTAAGAGCCTTAAAAACCTCTTCCTGCATTTTAGGGTCATGAATTCTTATTGAGCCTCCGCCTATTTCAGTGCCGTTGAGAACAACGTCGTAGGCGCGTGAGCGTACTTTGCCCGGCTCCGTGAAGAGATACTGCATATCTTCGTCAAACGGTGCCGTAAACGGATGGTGCATTGCCATCCAGCGGTTTTCTTCGTCGCTCCATTCAAGCAGCGGGAATTCCGTAACCCAGAGGAACTTGAAGCCTTCTTCGACAAGACCGCGTTCGCGCGCGATTTCAAGACGCATCTGTCCGAGAATCGTGCATGCTTTCTGCCAGTCAGCGTCAGCCATAATGAAGAGAGCGTCGCCCTCCTTGATTTCGGAAAGCTCGTAAAGCTTTGCAATCTGCGTTTCGTTAAGGAATTTGACGAGAGGTCCTTTGAGTTCCCCGTCTTTTACCTGGAAGTTTGCCATGCCTGCGGCGCCGAGCTTTTTCGCTCTGTCTTCAAGCACGGTAAGGTCTTTGCGCGAGAGGGCTGCACCGCCTTCAAGACGGAGTCCCTTAATGGTTCCGCCGTTCGCGAGAAGTCCGGCAAACGGATTTTCTCCGCCTGCGAACACTTCGGCGAGGTCGACCATCTTCATATTTATGCGAAGGTCAGGCTTATCGCTTCCGTAAGCGTCCATAGCATCCTTCCATGTCATGCGGAGGAACGGCGTCTGAACGTCAATACCGAGGACTTCCTTGAAAACGCCTGAGAGATAGCCTTCTATAAGTTTGTAGATATCCTCTTCTGTCGTGTAGCTCATTTCAAGGTCTATCTGCGTAAATTCAGGCTGTCTGTCAGCACGGAGGTCTTCATCGCGGAAGCACTTTACAATCTGCATGTAACGCTCGCAGCCGCCGACCATAAGCAGCTGTTTGAAAAGCTGGGGCGACTGCGGAAGAGCGTAGAATTTGCACGGATTGAGACGGCTTGGAACAAGGAAGTCACGCGCGCCTTCAGGCGTTGAACGCGTAAGCATCGGCGTCTCTATGTCAAGAAATTCGTTCTTCGCGAAATAATTTCTCGTGAAAAGCGTAATGTCGTTGCGTTTTTTAAGGTTATCCTGCATACGCTCGCGGCGGAGGTCAAGATAACGGTATTTCATACGGAGATCTTCGTTGACCTCGTCCACGCTGTCCATTTCAAACGGCGGAAGCTTTGAAGGCGACAGAACGAGGAAATCTGACACTACAACTTCAACGTTGCCCGTTGCAAGGTCAGGATTTTCAGTTCCTTCCGGACGAATACGGAGCTTGCCCCTGACTGCAAGGCAGTATTCGCTGCGGAGCGCGCCGGCTCTTGAATGAGCTTCGGCGTTCAGTTCAGGGTTAAAAACAAGCTGTGTAACGCCTGACTTGTCCCAAAGCTCGATAAAAATAATTCCGCCAAGGTCACGGCGTGCGCGAAGCCAGCCGTTGAGTACGACTTCCTTGCCGGTATCAGCTTCCCTGGGCTGACCGCATTTCATTGTTCTCTGCCATTCGGCATTAAAATAGCGTTCCATGTACATTCCTCCCGCGACCGTTAAGGTCTGCATATATATTTAGCCTTCTACTTTATTTACTGCTCAGTTCACTGACTATCTGAGCGCGGTTTACTTCCCGCTGCGACGCGTCTTTAAGGTTTTTAAGCGTCACAACACCCTTTTCAATTTCATTTCCGCCAAGTATGCAGGCAAATTCCGCAACTGAAGCTGCCGTTTTCATCTGTGCTTTCATACTGCGGCAGTTATAGTCCATATCTGCCGAAACTCCCGCAGCGCGAAGCTCATGCACAAGTTTAACAGCCTCCATGCGGCATTCTTTGTCCGCGTAAACAACGTAAGCCTGAGTTGACGGTGCCTCTCCGAAACTGCAGCCCTGTGCCTCCATTGTCAGAATAACGCGGTCAATACCCGCCGCGAAGCCAATTCCGGGCACATGAGGCCCTCCTATGGACTCCGCCAGATTATCGTAACGTCCGCC
This portion of the Candidatus Equadaptatus faecalis genome encodes:
- the aspS gene encoding aspartate--tRNA ligase, coding for MERYFNAEWQRTMKCGQPREADTGKEVVLNGWLRARRDLGGIIFIELWDKSGVTQLVFNPELNAEAHSRAGALRSEYCLAVRGKLRIRPEGTENPDLATGNVEVVVSDFLVLSPSKLPPFEMDSVDEVNEDLRMKYRYLDLRRERMQDNLKKRNDITLFTRNYFAKNEFLDIETPMLTRSTPEGARDFLVPSRLNPCKFYALPQSPQLFKQLLMVGGCERYMQIVKCFRDEDLRADRQPEFTQIDLEMSYTTEEDIYKLIEGYLSGVFKEVLGIDVQTPFLRMTWKDAMDAYGSDKPDLRINMKMVDLAEVFAGGENPFAGLLANGGTIKGLRLEGGAALSRKDLTVLEDRAKKLGAAGMANFQVKDGELKGPLVKFLNETQIAKLYELSEIKEGDALFIMADADWQKACTILGQMRLEIARERGLVEEGFKFLWVTEFPLLEWSDEENRWMAMHHPFTAPFDEDMQYLFTEPGKVRSRAYDVVLNGTEIGGGSIRIHDPKMQEEVFKALNFTPEAARERFDFFLEGLSYGTPPHGGLAFGLDRLVMIMCGCKSIRDVMAFPKNQKAQCPLAFAPSAVDDAQLQELSIRTDELLG